In Aristaeella hokkaidonensis, the following are encoded in one genomic region:
- a CDS encoding ArsR/SmtB family transcription factor, with protein MESQYAKMAKIFKALSDPKRVKIVDMLSCGDMCGCVLLKCFEITQPTLAHDMKVLTEAGIVTSRRDGKKTIYSLDRKAMVKVNIQLQKMTKMDCGD; from the coding sequence ATGGAAAGCCAGTACGCGAAGATGGCGAAAATCTTTAAGGCCCTGTCTGACCCGAAGCGGGTCAAGATTGTGGATATGCTTTCCTGCGGGGATATGTGCGGCTGCGTCCTGCTGAAATGCTTTGAGATTACCCAGCCCACCCTGGCCCACGATATGAAGGTGCTGACGGAGGCCGGGATTGTGACCAGCCGCAGGGACGGGAAAAAGACGATTTATTCCCTGGACCGGAAAGCCATGGTGAAGGTGAATATCCAGCTGCAGAAGATGACTAAGATGGACTGCGGCGACTAA
- a CDS encoding GNAT family N-acetyltransferase has translation MRKGTEMIRCHQPTLDELWFRESLMADPETMSYNNAWGGTIPFPRKKWESWYQYWIGNPEGKRFYRYLLDEETGEFVGEIAWHLDEKRNIHICDVIILAKYRNRGYGSEGIRLLCEAAKRSGIAILYDDIAADNPSWKLFLKNGFEISSRDDEVVMVRKVL, from the coding sequence GTGAGAAAAGGGACAGAAATGATCAGATGCCATCAACCAACCCTGGATGAATTATGGTTCCGGGAAAGCCTTATGGCCGATCCGGAGACCATGTCCTACAATAACGCCTGGGGCGGAACCATTCCCTTTCCCCGGAAAAAATGGGAAAGCTGGTATCAATACTGGATCGGAAACCCGGAAGGAAAGCGGTTTTACCGCTACCTGCTGGATGAAGAAACCGGGGAATTTGTAGGCGAGATCGCCTGGCACCTGGATGAAAAGCGGAACATCCATATCTGCGACGTGATCATCCTTGCGAAATACCGGAACCGGGGTTACGGCTCGGAAGGCATCCGGCTGCTCTGCGAAGCGGCGAAAAGGAGCGGGATCGCCATCCTGTATGACGACATCGCCGCGGATAATCCCTCCTGGAAGCTGTTCCTCAAAAACGGATTTGAGATCAGCTCCCGGGACGACGAAGTGGTCATGGTCCGCAAAGTGCTGTAA
- a CDS encoding MBL fold metallo-hydrolase: protein MKKLICTALSLLLLFSFCSAFADDVSGSHTLYYQGHASLRITTVEGKVIYVDPYSGDGYDVPADLILVTHRHDDHNGVHKIKNRNEDCQVITWREGLVNGEYQTFDLGYATVEAVQAGNNRNHDIKECVGWVITLSGGVTVYAAGDTSTTEQMAELGERDIHYAFFPVDGIFNMEMDEAIACAELVKARHNIPYHTIGSARFDQARAELFQAPNLLIVPAGEEIVLE from the coding sequence ATGAAGAAGCTCATCTGTACCGCTTTATCCCTTTTGCTGCTTTTTTCATTCTGCAGTGCCTTTGCTGATGACGTTTCCGGCAGCCATACGCTGTATTATCAGGGCCACGCAAGCCTCCGGATCACCACTGTGGAAGGAAAAGTGATTTACGTCGATCCCTATTCCGGCGATGGATATGACGTTCCCGCGGACCTGATCCTGGTCACCCACCGGCACGATGACCACAATGGCGTCCACAAAATCAAAAACCGGAATGAAGACTGCCAGGTTATCACCTGGAGAGAAGGCCTTGTCAACGGGGAATACCAGACCTTTGACCTGGGCTATGCCACAGTGGAGGCTGTCCAGGCCGGCAACAACCGGAATCACGACATAAAGGAATGCGTCGGCTGGGTCATCACCCTTTCCGGAGGAGTCACCGTCTACGCAGCCGGCGACACCTCCACAACTGAGCAGATGGCCGAACTGGGGGAACGCGATATCCATTATGCCTTCTTCCCGGTGGACGGCATCTTCAATATGGAAATGGACGAGGCGATTGCCTGCGCGGAGCTGGTGAAGGCCCGTCACAATATTCCCTATCATACCATTGGAAGCGCCCGGTTTGACCAGGCCCGGGCGGAACTGTTCCAGGCTCCGAACCTGCTGATCGTCCCCGCCGGGGAAGAAATCGTATTGGAATAA
- a CDS encoding helix-turn-helix domain-containing protein, translating to MIFADKLIDLRKKNGWSQEELAEKLNVSRQAVSKWEGAQSIPDMARIIQLSELFGVSTDYLLKDNLEQTESSAGTDLAQDTVPDVPARTIGMEEANAFLKIKEENSRRVALGVLLCILSPAALILLGGINEFKLWNWSSEAAGGVGLLVMLLMILPAVGLFITAGLRIAPYERLEKEPLETLYGVTGMVKSRQEKFLPLRNRYLIIGVLLCIASLIPLFVSLVFTKGESFLQVIGIAAILVLAAIGVMLIVRVSIIWGSYQILLEEGDYTRESKESNKHTSLLTTAYWCLVVAIFLLWSFLSNDWKNTWIVWPVAAVGYVAVAGIIKALERK from the coding sequence ATGATCTTTGCGGACAAATTAATTGATCTCAGAAAGAAGAACGGCTGGTCCCAGGAAGAACTGGCCGAGAAACTGAACGTCAGCCGGCAGGCTGTTTCCAAATGGGAAGGCGCCCAGTCCATCCCGGACATGGCGCGGATCATCCAGCTGTCTGAGCTGTTCGGCGTCAGCACCGATTACCTGCTGAAGGATAACCTGGAGCAGACAGAATCCTCCGCCGGCACCGACCTGGCCCAGGACACCGTGCCGGACGTTCCCGCCCGGACCATCGGTATGGAAGAAGCCAACGCTTTCCTGAAGATTAAGGAAGAAAACTCCCGCCGGGTGGCGCTGGGCGTGCTGCTCTGCATTCTCTCCCCGGCAGCCCTGATCCTGCTGGGCGGCATTAATGAATTCAAGCTTTGGAACTGGTCTTCGGAAGCGGCAGGCGGCGTCGGCCTCCTGGTCATGCTGCTGATGATTCTCCCGGCAGTCGGCCTGTTCATCACCGCCGGTCTCCGGATCGCCCCCTATGAGCGGCTGGAAAAGGAGCCCCTGGAAACCCTGTACGGCGTCACCGGTATGGTAAAATCCCGCCAGGAGAAGTTCCTGCCCCTGCGCAATCGCTACCTGATCATCGGCGTCCTGCTCTGCATCGCGTCCCTCATCCCGCTGTTCGTCAGCCTGGTTTTCACCAAAGGTGAATCCTTCCTGCAGGTCATCGGCATCGCCGCCATCCTGGTGCTTGCCGCCATCGGCGTGATGCTGATCGTCCGGGTGTCCATCATCTGGGGCAGCTACCAGATCCTGCTGGAGGAAGGGGATTATACCCGCGAAAGCAAGGAAAGCAATAAGCATACCAGCCTCCTCACCACCGCCTACTGGTGCCTGGTTGTCGCCATCTTCCTCCTCTGGAGCTTCCTGTCAAACGACTGGAAGAACACCTGGATCGTCTGGCCCGTCGCCGCCGTCGGCTATGTCGCCGTCGCGGGAATCATCAAGGCCCTGGAAAGAAAATAA
- a CDS encoding TlpA family protein disulfide reductase, producing MKKLTTIALILVMVFTLAVSGAHADPEAMYGLPFPDFSVKTIDGNTFTLSESLKTHDLVVINFWATWCEPCCMEFPYLQEAWEKYADRVDVIAMSIERTDTERYLQNFAKKNGLTFPIGRDEKKLLDKMHGDAIPTTLIVDRDGKVVSVDVGAKMSVEDFTDLFDSLLNEVPVEL from the coding sequence ATGAAAAAACTGACAACCATCGCCCTGATCCTGGTCATGGTATTCACCCTGGCTGTATCCGGTGCCCACGCGGATCCGGAAGCCATGTACGGGCTGCCCTTTCCCGATTTCTCGGTCAAGACCATTGACGGAAATACCTTCACCCTTTCCGAATCCCTGAAAACCCATGACCTGGTGGTGATCAACTTCTGGGCCACCTGGTGCGAACCCTGCTGCATGGAATTCCCTTACCTGCAGGAAGCCTGGGAAAAGTACGCGGACCGGGTGGACGTCATCGCCATGAGCATTGAAAGAACCGATACCGAAAGATATCTCCAAAACTTTGCGAAGAAGAACGGCCTCACCTTCCCCATCGGCCGTGACGAGAAAAAACTGCTGGACAAGATGCATGGCGACGCCATCCCCACCACCCTGATTGTGGACCGGGACGGAAAAGTTGTGTCCGTGGATGTCGGGGCGAAAATGTCCGTTGAGGACTTCACTGACCTCTTCGACAGCCTGCTGAATGAAGTTCCGGTGGAACTGTGA
- a CDS encoding class I SAM-dependent methyltransferase: MDHMTAKVSCFARAYHWQNNPVPIFADSAAKQLLGEEYQQIAQSMTQGIPFFLPDFHGSPAEGLRLIVNRQLSPSVLGRSAYCERMLANEQRLGCRQYVLFASGYDTFAIRNRDASLSVYELDLPDVLADKQCRIEKASLASGAVYVPCDLADPAWKDRLTEGGFVPGQKAFCSLLGISYYLDKDAFRSLLTALGSLLCDGSALCLDYPSPEDSSETRINQALARGAGEQMKAQYTVREMETLLAECGFLVYEHLDHTAMTGQYFAEYNQSSPDHPLEAPKGVCYLLAVRKST, translated from the coding sequence ATGGATCATATGACAGCCAAAGTCAGCTGTTTCGCAAGGGCATATCACTGGCAAAACAACCCGGTTCCCATCTTTGCCGACAGTGCCGCAAAACAGCTGCTTGGAGAAGAGTATCAGCAAATCGCGCAGAGCATGACCCAGGGAATTCCTTTCTTTCTGCCGGACTTTCACGGCAGCCCTGCGGAAGGCCTGCGCCTGATTGTGAACAGGCAGCTTTCCCCTTCCGTCCTCGGCCGGAGCGCGTACTGCGAAAGGATGCTGGCCAACGAGCAGCGACTCGGCTGTCGCCAGTACGTCCTCTTCGCCTCCGGCTACGACACCTTCGCTATCCGGAACAGGGATGCCTCCCTTTCCGTATATGAGCTGGATCTGCCGGACGTCCTGGCCGACAAGCAATGTCGGATTGAAAAAGCGAGCCTGGCATCCGGCGCGGTATACGTTCCCTGCGACCTGGCGGATCCTGCCTGGAAAGACCGGCTTACAGAAGGCGGCTTCGTTCCCGGGCAGAAAGCCTTCTGCAGCCTGCTGGGCATCAGCTACTACCTGGATAAAGACGCCTTCCGGAGCCTGCTCACCGCCCTGGGCAGCCTGCTGTGCGACGGTTCAGCCCTCTGCCTGGATTATCCCTCCCCGGAGGACAGCAGCGAAACCCGGATCAACCAGGCCCTGGCCCGGGGCGCCGGCGAGCAGATGAAGGCGCAGTACACTGTCCGGGAAATGGAAACCCTCCTGGCGGAGTGCGGCTTCCTGGTTTATGAACACCTGGACCATACAGCCATGACCGGCCAGTACTTCGCGGAATACAACCAGTCCTCCCCGGACCATCCCCTGGAAGCCCCGAAGGGCGTCTGCTATCTCCTTGCCGTCCGAAAAAGCACTTGA
- a CDS encoding helix-turn-helix domain-containing protein, with protein sequence MDLQKIGTFMKDLRKEKGFTQEQLAESLNVSRRTVSRWETGMNMPDLDLLMELSDLYAVDLREMLNGERKSENKMNTEMQETVLQVAEYSNTQKQRTTKVVRWFFILGIIALAVNIGMEFVEVPETFWMGFLKGGTIGIAVGAMIFGLLYTTGALMKLQAFKMRMIGKEKAE encoded by the coding sequence ATGGATCTGCAGAAGATCGGAACCTTCATGAAAGACCTTCGGAAGGAAAAAGGATTTACACAGGAACAACTGGCTGAATCCCTGAATGTTTCCAGGAGGACAGTGTCCCGCTGGGAAACAGGGATGAACATGCCGGACCTGGATCTGCTGATGGAGCTTTCAGATCTCTATGCGGTGGATCTGCGGGAAATGCTTAATGGAGAAAGGAAAAGTGAGAACAAAATGAATACGGAAATGCAGGAAACAGTATTACAGGTTGCGGAGTACAGCAACACCCAGAAACAGCGGACCACCAAAGTCGTACGCTGGTTCTTCATCCTCGGAATTATCGCGCTGGCGGTGAACATCGGCATGGAGTTTGTGGAAGTACCTGAAACCTTCTGGATGGGTTTCCTGAAGGGCGGTACCATCGGCATTGCTGTGGGCGCGATGATCTTCGGCCTGCTGTATACCACAGGCGCGCTGATGAAGCTCCAGGCCTTCAAAATGCGGATGATTGGAAAAGAAAAGGCGGAATAA
- a CDS encoding branched-chain amino acid transporter permease: MSVSHSAVLVAVMSLVTILLRALPFLVFRKKTPDYIAYLGKVLPPAIIGMLVIYCLKDTKISSAPFGVPELISALLVVLLQAWKRNVLVSILAGTVCYMALIHFVF; encoded by the coding sequence ATGAGCGTCTCCCATTCCGCCGTCCTGGTGGCGGTCATGTCCCTGGTGACCATCCTGCTCCGGGCGCTTCCCTTCCTGGTTTTCCGGAAGAAAACCCCGGACTATATTGCCTACCTGGGCAAGGTGCTTCCCCCGGCCATCATCGGCATGCTGGTGATCTACTGCCTCAAGGATACAAAAATCAGCTCCGCGCCTTTCGGCGTTCCGGAGCTGATCTCTGCCCTGCTGGTGGTTCTCCTGCAGGCCTGGAAAAGGAATGTGCTGGTGAGTATCCTGGCAGGAACGGTATGCTATATGGCACTGATACACTTTGTATTCTAA
- the rbr gene encoding rubrerythrin → MSDRIAVRNVRKCEKDCLCLYVCPTGASDTENSVIDAEKCIGCGACADACPAGAISMVPKEYPPQQEKKEAVIAALRSLVSSKSEQEQLAALLPGKLAKALERSNRIMAEDLLREAGYMLPQSGNVKQFLQELLSREGDGFPAEAVKTLLAKLPFNEPEHKKEDIKMEKWKCPICGYVHEGPLPEGFTCPVCKQPGSVFVKVEAAKSNPYAGTQTEKNLEAAFAGESQARNKYTYFASKAKKEGFEQIAALFLQTAENEKEHAKIWFKELNGIGSTAENLAAAADGENYEWTDMYEGFAVTAEKEGFTELAAKFRMVAAIEKHHEERYRALLRNVEAQEVFAKSEVKVWECRNCGHIVVGTKAPEICPVCAHPQSYFEIHAENY, encoded by the coding sequence ATGAGTGATCGGATAGCGGTCCGGAACGTCCGGAAATGCGAAAAAGACTGCCTGTGCCTCTACGTCTGCCCTACCGGCGCGTCGGACACGGAAAACAGCGTGATTGACGCTGAAAAGTGCATCGGCTGCGGCGCCTGCGCGGACGCCTGCCCGGCCGGAGCCATCAGCATGGTGCCGAAGGAGTACCCGCCGCAGCAGGAAAAGAAGGAAGCGGTGATCGCGGCGCTGCGGAGCCTGGTTTCATCCAAGTCGGAGCAGGAGCAGCTGGCGGCCCTGCTGCCCGGAAAGCTGGCAAAAGCGCTGGAGAGATCCAACCGGATCATGGCGGAGGATCTGCTGCGGGAGGCAGGCTATATGCTGCCCCAGAGCGGCAATGTGAAGCAGTTCCTGCAGGAGCTGCTGTCCCGGGAAGGAGACGGCTTCCCCGCGGAGGCGGTGAAAACGCTGCTGGCAAAACTGCCGTTCAATGAACCTGAACATAAAAAGGAGGATATAAAAATGGAAAAATGGAAATGCCCGATCTGCGGATACGTACATGAAGGACCCCTGCCGGAAGGATTCACCTGCCCGGTGTGCAAACAGCCCGGCTCTGTGTTTGTGAAGGTGGAAGCGGCGAAGAGCAACCCCTACGCGGGCACGCAGACTGAGAAGAACCTGGAAGCGGCTTTTGCCGGCGAGTCCCAGGCCCGGAACAAATATACCTACTTCGCCTCCAAAGCAAAGAAGGAAGGCTTTGAACAGATTGCGGCCCTGTTCCTGCAGACCGCGGAGAACGAGAAGGAGCACGCGAAGATCTGGTTCAAGGAACTGAACGGCATCGGCAGCACCGCCGAAAACCTGGCCGCCGCGGCGGACGGGGAGAACTATGAGTGGACCGATATGTATGAAGGCTTCGCCGTGACCGCGGAGAAGGAAGGCTTTACCGAGCTGGCGGCCAAGTTCCGCATGGTGGCAGCTATCGAGAAGCACCATGAGGAGCGCTACCGCGCCCTGCTGCGGAATGTGGAAGCCCAGGAAGTCTTCGCGAAGAGCGAGGTCAAGGTCTGGGAATGCCGGAACTGCGGCCACATCGTGGTGGGCACCAAGGCGCCGGAAATCTGCCCGGTCTGCGCCCATCCCCAGAGCTATTTCGAGATCCACGCGGAAAACTATTGA
- a CDS encoding GNAT family N-acetyltransferase, with protein MNYRIVENAENMKLEDIVRLLRMTYWADKRPEETIEKSIRESDCFGIYTDTTDQLIGFARVISDHATAYYLCDVIIDPEYRGNGLGKALVSHIVSRPEYAGLHGFLFTRDAHGLYEQYGFQLAVGRSMERR; from the coding sequence ATGAACTATCGAATTGTTGAAAACGCGGAAAACATGAAGCTGGAGGATATTGTCCGGCTTTTGCGGATGACCTACTGGGCGGACAAGCGGCCCGAGGAGACCATTGAAAAATCCATCCGGGAGTCTGACTGTTTCGGCATTTATACCGACACCACAGACCAGCTCATCGGTTTCGCCCGGGTCATCAGCGACCACGCCACCGCCTACTATCTCTGCGACGTGATCATTGATCCGGAATACCGGGGAAACGGCCTGGGCAAAGCCCTGGTTTCCCACATCGTTTCCCGGCCGGAGTACGCCGGCCTGCACGGCTTCCTGTTCACCCGGGACGCCCACGGCCTGTATGAGCAGTACGGTTTCCAGCTGGCGGTCGGCCGGTCCATGGAAAGAAGATAA
- a CDS encoding flavodoxin family protein, giving the protein MSRIVVLVGSVRKGGNTELLAQAFAEGAGKQHEVELVSVADYDIHPCIGCNSCYTREGHRCFREDGMQAIYEKLKQAEVLVIASPVYFYGISAQLKALVDRLHTPMRNEFAIRKLGLILAGAAEIPDLFDPIVLQYRMILRFFKLEDAGMVLVPGVKEKGDVAGTDGIEKARKMGEAVAAAQQ; this is encoded by the coding sequence ATGAGCAGGATTGTTGTACTGGTCGGAAGTGTCCGGAAGGGCGGAAATACGGAACTGCTGGCGCAGGCCTTCGCCGAAGGCGCCGGGAAACAGCATGAGGTGGAGCTGGTGTCCGTGGCGGATTACGACATTCATCCATGCATAGGCTGTAACAGCTGCTATACCCGGGAAGGACACAGGTGCTTCCGGGAGGACGGCATGCAGGCTATTTATGAGAAGCTGAAACAGGCCGAGGTGCTGGTGATCGCTTCCCCAGTATACTTCTATGGCATCAGCGCGCAGCTGAAGGCGCTGGTGGACCGGCTGCATACGCCCATGCGGAATGAGTTCGCGATCCGGAAGCTGGGGCTGATCCTGGCCGGAGCCGCGGAGATTCCGGACCTGTTTGACCCGATTGTCCTGCAGTACAGGATGATCCTGCGGTTCTTCAAGCTGGAGGACGCGGGAATGGTGCTGGTGCCCGGCGTGAAGGAGAAGGGCGATGTGGCCGGGACGGACGGGATAGAGAAGGCAAGGAAGATGGGAGAAGCGGTGGCTGCTGCGCAGCAATGA
- a CDS encoding MFS transporter, protein MEKNYRKTLLACYLGFITQAIAANFAPLLFLKLHTDYAIPLGQIALIPTAFFLTQLLVDVLCAKFVDSIGYRRSIVMSEVTSCLGLAGLAFIPDLFGDPFIGILICVVIYAIGSGLIEVLVSPIVEACPFDHKDAVMSLLHSFYCWGCVGVILLSTAFFAVFGIDNWKWLACIWALVPLYNIYNFATCPIERLTEEGKGMTIRGLFKLRIFWIAIVLMVCAGASELAMAQWASAFTEAALGFSKTVGDLIGPCLFAVTMGICRVIYGKFGPKMDLTKFMIGSGVLCLCCYLLACLSSSPVLGLIGCVCCGFSVGIMWPGTISITSPRIPTGGTALFALLAMAGDLGGAFGPSLVGTVTQQAGDNLQTGMLAGSIFPLVLIIALVLLNRKAKENK, encoded by the coding sequence ATGGAAAAGAATTACCGGAAGACCCTGCTGGCGTGCTACCTGGGCTTTATCACCCAGGCGATTGCCGCCAATTTTGCGCCGCTTCTGTTCCTGAAGCTGCATACGGATTACGCAATCCCGCTGGGCCAGATTGCCCTGATCCCCACGGCCTTTTTCCTGACCCAGCTGCTGGTGGACGTGCTGTGCGCAAAGTTCGTGGACTCCATCGGGTACCGGCGCAGTATTGTCATGTCGGAAGTCACCTCCTGCCTGGGTTTGGCCGGCCTGGCCTTTATCCCGGACCTGTTCGGGGATCCCTTCATCGGCATCCTGATCTGCGTGGTGATCTACGCTATCGGCAGCGGCCTGATCGAGGTCCTGGTGAGTCCCATCGTGGAGGCCTGCCCCTTTGACCACAAGGACGCGGTGATGAGCCTGCTGCACTCCTTCTACTGCTGGGGCTGCGTGGGCGTGATCCTGCTGTCCACGGCCTTCTTCGCGGTGTTCGGCATCGACAACTGGAAGTGGCTGGCCTGCATCTGGGCCCTGGTGCCGCTGTATAACATCTATAATTTTGCCACCTGTCCCATTGAGCGGCTGACGGAGGAAGGAAAGGGCATGACCATCCGCGGCCTGTTCAAGCTGCGGATCTTCTGGATCGCCATTGTGCTGATGGTCTGCGCCGGGGCTTCCGAGCTGGCCATGGCCCAGTGGGCGTCCGCCTTCACGGAGGCGGCCCTGGGCTTTTCCAAAACCGTGGGCGACCTGATCGGCCCCTGCCTGTTCGCCGTTACCATGGGTATCTGCCGGGTGATCTACGGGAAGTTCGGCCCGAAGATGGACCTGACAAAGTTCATGATCGGCTCCGGCGTCCTGTGCCTGTGCTGCTACCTGCTGGCCTGCCTGTCCTCCAGCCCGGTGCTGGGCCTGATCGGGTGCGTGTGCTGTGGCTTCTCCGTGGGCATCATGTGGCCGGGAACGATCAGCATTACATCGCCCCGGATTCCTACGGGCGGTACGGCGCTGTTTGCCCTGCTGGCCATGGCGGGCGACCTGGGCGGCGCCTTCGGCCCCAGCCTGGTGGGCACAGTGACACAGCAGGCCGGGGACAACCTGCAGACCGGCATGCTGGCCGGAAGCATCTTCCCGCTGGTACTGATCATCGCACTGGTGCTGCTGAACAGGAAAGCAAAGGAAAACAAATAA
- a CDS encoding rubredoxin-like domain-containing protein yields the protein MTKGSEDPVRYICSVCGYVYDEAKEKIPWAELPEDWKCPLCGAAKSDFVPEGQASGSAEAAAPAAETELKPLTAAEVSALCSNLAKGCEKQYKAELAEAFTGLAAWFGGQERTVTDASFEKLLEKVNADLESGFPAVNAVSRQEGDRGALRALTWSEKVTRILKSLLTRYAQEGEAMLTDTQVYVCTICGFVYVGNDLPDVCPVCKVPNFKFEKIGG from the coding sequence ATGACGAAAGGGAGTGAGGATCCGGTGAGGTATATCTGTTCCGTCTGCGGCTATGTATATGACGAGGCAAAAGAGAAAATCCCCTGGGCGGAGCTGCCGGAGGACTGGAAATGTCCCCTGTGCGGCGCGGCAAAGTCGGACTTCGTGCCGGAAGGACAAGCTTCCGGCAGCGCGGAAGCGGCTGCCCCGGCGGCTGAAACCGAGCTGAAGCCGCTGACGGCTGCAGAGGTCAGCGCCCTGTGCTCCAACCTGGCCAAGGGCTGCGAAAAGCAGTACAAGGCGGAGCTGGCGGAAGCCTTTACCGGCCTGGCGGCCTGGTTTGGCGGCCAGGAGCGGACGGTGACGGACGCGTCCTTTGAAAAGCTGCTGGAGAAGGTGAATGCCGACCTGGAATCCGGCTTCCCGGCGGTGAACGCCGTTTCCCGCCAGGAGGGAGACCGGGGCGCGCTGCGAGCCCTCACCTGGAGCGAGAAGGTGACGCGCATCCTCAAGTCCCTGCTGACCCGGTACGCGCAGGAGGGAGAGGCGATGCTGACGGATACGCAGGTGTACGTCTGCACAATCTGCGGCTTCGTCTATGTGGGGAATGATCTTCCCGACGTCTGCCCGGTCTGCAAGGTGCCGAACTTCAAATTTGAAAAGATCGGAGGGTAA
- a CDS encoding DUF402 domain-containing protein has translation MKTIRKKHMDRREWYSDSDREYACIYHRDDCFQGGIGLLTFTGLKEPESVDSPEGPLCIAANGYQWLELVPEGGHFALTAMFHDGTLFEQYTDITLRNEVDENGDAAFYDLLLDVVVLSDGTPRVLDREELDEALAGGIISRAEYALALQTANQVVDFYTTHKDLIRKKLFEYKALFEK, from the coding sequence GTGAAAACGATCAGGAAAAAGCATATGGACCGGCGGGAGTGGTATTCCGACTCCGACCGGGAGTATGCCTGCATTTATCACCGGGACGACTGCTTTCAGGGCGGTATCGGCCTGCTCACCTTTACCGGGCTGAAGGAGCCCGAATCCGTGGACTCCCCGGAAGGCCCGCTGTGCATTGCAGCCAACGGCTACCAGTGGCTGGAGCTTGTACCGGAAGGCGGCCATTTCGCCCTCACCGCCATGTTCCATGACGGCACCCTCTTCGAGCAGTATACGGACATCACCCTCCGCAACGAGGTGGACGAAAACGGAGACGCCGCCTTCTATGACCTGCTGCTGGACGTGGTTGTCCTGAGCGACGGCACGCCCCGCGTCCTGGACCGGGAAGAGCTGGATGAAGCCCTGGCCGGCGGCATCATCTCCCGGGCGGAGTATGCCCTGGCCCTCCAGACAGCCAACCAGGTGGTGGACTTCTACACCACCCACAAAGACCTGATCCGGAAAAAGCTATTCGAATACAAAGCGCTCTTTGAGAAATAA
- a CDS encoding glutathione peroxidase: MKTVYDFTVKDRQGQAVSLKDYEGKVLLIVNTATGCGFTPHYEPLEAMYKELKEKGLEILDFPCNQFANQAPGSEDEIHQFCTLKYGTDFPQFAKIDVNGENADPLFAFLATEKPFTGFGKGLKNAALNKFADMNNKSFGDKAYIKWNFTKFLVNREGQVIARFEPTTDMKDVKAAVEAAL; this comes from the coding sequence ATGAAGACTGTATATGATTTCACCGTGAAGGACCGGCAGGGACAGGCTGTCAGCCTGAAGGACTATGAGGGCAAGGTGCTGCTGATCGTGAACACGGCCACCGGCTGCGGCTTCACTCCGCATTATGAGCCCCTGGAAGCGATGTATAAGGAACTGAAGGAGAAGGGACTGGAGATCCTGGACTTCCCCTGCAACCAGTTCGCCAACCAGGCGCCCGGAAGCGAGGATGAGATTCACCAGTTCTGCACCCTGAAGTACGGCACGGATTTCCCGCAGTTCGCCAAGATTGACGTGAACGGGGAGAACGCTGATCCGCTGTTTGCTTTCCTGGCAACAGAAAAGCCCTTCACCGGTTTCGGCAAAGGACTGAAGAACGCAGCCCTGAACAAGTTTGCCGATATGAACAACAAGTCCTTCGGCGACAAGGCGTATATCAAGTGGAATTTCACCAAGTTCCTGGTGAACCGGGAAGGCCAGGTTATCGCCCGGTTTGAGCCCACTACCGACATGAAAGATGTGAAAGCAGCGGTCGAAGCCGCACTGTGA